In Streptomyces sclerotialus, one genomic interval encodes:
- a CDS encoding ATP-binding SpoIIE family protein phosphatase — MNFTRWSARFPGTQRRAARADRGAAPGASSPRPPRRAAAPTDTPAQGPSGAPATPPAEAAGRPEADPAAATTTDAAATTTDTTGTSQEVTGSSVPAARAGRPETHAPSLDGASGTQPPTVDVLSAHEILGTIPALVAVVYGPEHRIAYVNGAYAKVFGSRPAGLTAREALPELDELGLLPLMDQVLRSRKPRTVKARKVPGGAGSDLSRDGYYTFTCTPIEVAAASTPAPDPEIACVAPHKGVLVFAADVTDQVEAAERLRAAERRQREAAVTLQRSLLPQELEQPDDLRVAAIYHPGGTDAAVGGDWYDVITLGAGRTALVIGDVMGRGVRAAAVMGQLRTAVRAYARLDLPPHEVLQLLDGLAAEIDASQIATCVYAVHDPNEGRLVYASAGHLPILVRDQDGTVHRAEEPTGPPLGTGGWLHTSGSVPLGPGSTAVLYTDGLVERRDKDIDEGVAALEDAVAGATGAPDIICDRLLRALGISNDHDDDVAVLVLQHPDRTGPEAELFHNAALELHGGTEAAPRARAFASGVLASWRFSPELHDLGVLAASELVANSLQHGTPPMRLRLRRTDRRLIVEVTDGDEHLPRRRRAEPVDEAGRGISIIATIASNWGSRRTPGGGKAVWCEFALPSEG, encoded by the coding sequence GTGAACTTCACTCGCTGGAGCGCCCGTTTCCCCGGTACGCAGCGCCGTGCCGCGCGGGCCGACCGAGGTGCGGCCCCGGGCGCGTCGTCCCCCAGGCCGCCCCGGAGAGCCGCCGCCCCCACGGACACGCCTGCCCAAGGCCCCTCCGGCGCTCCCGCCACCCCGCCGGCCGAAGCCGCTGGGCGGCCCGAGGCCGACCCCGCCGCGGCCACCACGACGGACGCCGCGGCCACCACGACGGACACCACGGGCACTTCGCAGGAAGTCACCGGGAGCTCGGTCCCCGCCGCCCGCGCCGGCCGCCCCGAAACGCACGCCCCCTCCTTGGACGGCGCGTCCGGTACGCAGCCACCCACCGTCGACGTGCTCTCCGCCCACGAGATCCTCGGCACGATCCCCGCCCTGGTCGCCGTCGTCTACGGCCCCGAGCACCGCATCGCCTACGTCAACGGCGCGTACGCCAAGGTCTTCGGCAGCCGCCCGGCGGGCCTGACCGCCCGCGAAGCCCTCCCCGAGCTCGACGAGCTCGGCCTGCTGCCGCTGATGGACCAGGTGCTGCGCAGCCGCAAGCCCCGTACGGTCAAGGCCCGCAAGGTCCCCGGCGGCGCCGGCTCCGACCTCAGCCGTGACGGCTACTACACGTTCACCTGCACGCCCATCGAGGTCGCCGCCGCCAGCACCCCGGCCCCCGACCCCGAGATCGCCTGCGTCGCGCCGCACAAAGGCGTCCTCGTCTTCGCCGCCGACGTCACGGACCAGGTCGAGGCCGCCGAACGGCTGCGGGCCGCCGAGCGCCGCCAGCGCGAGGCCGCCGTCACCCTCCAGCGCTCCCTGCTGCCCCAGGAGCTCGAACAGCCCGACGACCTCAGGGTGGCCGCGATCTACCACCCCGGCGGCACCGACGCGGCGGTCGGCGGCGACTGGTACGACGTCATCACGCTCGGCGCCGGGCGCACCGCCCTGGTCATCGGCGACGTCATGGGCCGCGGGGTGCGCGCCGCCGCCGTCATGGGCCAGCTCCGTACGGCCGTCCGCGCCTACGCCCGGCTCGACCTCCCGCCGCACGAAGTCCTGCAGCTCCTGGACGGCCTCGCCGCGGAGATCGACGCCAGCCAGATCGCCACCTGCGTCTACGCCGTCCACGACCCCAACGAGGGCCGTCTGGTCTACGCCTCCGCCGGCCACCTGCCGATCCTCGTGCGGGACCAGGACGGCACGGTCCACCGCGCCGAGGAGCCGACCGGCCCGCCCCTCGGTACGGGCGGCTGGCTGCACACCTCCGGCAGCGTCCCGCTCGGCCCCGGCTCCACCGCCGTGCTCTACACGGACGGCCTGGTCGAACGGCGCGACAAGGACATCGACGAGGGCGTGGCGGCCCTGGAGGACGCCGTGGCGGGCGCGACCGGCGCCCCCGACATCATCTGCGACCGCCTGCTGCGCGCGCTCGGCATCTCCAACGACCACGACGACGACGTCGCCGTCCTCGTCCTCCAGCACCCGGACCGCACCGGCCCCGAGGCCGAGCTCTTCCACAACGCCGCACTGGAACTGCACGGCGGTACGGAGGCGGCGCCGCGCGCCCGCGCCTTCGCCTCCGGGGTGCTCGCCTCCTGGCGCTTCTCCCCGGAGCTGCACGACCTCGGCGTACTGGCCGCGAGCGAGCTGGTCGCCAACTCGCTGCAGCACGGCACACCGCCCATGCGGCTGCGGCTGAGACGTACGGACCGCCGGCTCATCGTCGAGGTCACCGACGGCGACGAGCACCTGCCGCGGCGCCGCCGCGCCGAGCCGGTCGACGAGGCGGGCCGCGGCATCTCGATCATCGCCACCATCGCCTCGAACTGGGGCTCCCGCCGCACACCGGGCGGCGGGAAAGCGGTGTGGTGCGAGTTCGCGCTGCCCAGCGAGGGCTGA
- a CDS encoding MFS transporter — translation MTTAMGAALRRIQLGNALSAFGNGFTVPYLYVYVAKVRDLGASTAGVVLAMLAVAALVVLPFTGRAIDRRGPLPVAVVGTFAAALGALGLGLSDTEPLVIASTVALGAGIAVIQPALATMIVWCSTTVTRSRAFATQFFLNNLGLGIGGLIGGMLVDESDPASFVRLFAIEAVMFLVLGAAVATVRLPKAPKVEGEVPVEARAEGAWRALLADRRMLWLCALGFVLFFACYGQFESGLAAYATEVTRIQPSTLGIALAANTAAIVMAQFVVLKLVERRRRSRVVAVVGLIWTVAWIAAGLSGLVHGAQAVATGLLISTYMLFGVGESLLSPTVSPLVADLAPSRLIGQYNSVFALVKQLALAVGPAVGALMVGHGASAAYIVMLILCALGISALALRLGRMLTPAQDNPRAAAEPAEVPVRDEVACVA, via the coding sequence GTGACCACCGCAATGGGCGCCGCGCTGCGCCGGATCCAGCTGGGCAACGCACTGAGCGCGTTCGGCAACGGCTTCACGGTCCCGTATCTGTACGTCTACGTGGCGAAGGTGCGTGATCTTGGTGCGAGTACGGCAGGTGTCGTGCTCGCCATGCTCGCCGTCGCCGCGCTCGTCGTGCTGCCCTTCACCGGTCGTGCCATCGACCGGCGGGGTCCGCTGCCGGTGGCCGTGGTGGGCACGTTCGCGGCCGCCCTCGGCGCACTCGGCCTCGGGCTGTCCGACACCGAGCCGCTGGTCATCGCCTCGACCGTGGCGCTCGGCGCGGGCATCGCGGTCATCCAGCCGGCGCTGGCGACGATGATCGTCTGGTGCTCGACGACCGTGACGCGGTCGCGCGCCTTCGCCACCCAGTTCTTCCTGAACAACCTGGGCCTGGGCATCGGCGGCCTGATCGGCGGCATGCTCGTCGACGAGAGCGACCCGGCGAGCTTCGTGCGGCTGTTCGCGATCGAGGCCGTGATGTTCCTGGTGCTGGGCGCCGCCGTGGCGACCGTACGGCTGCCGAAGGCGCCCAAGGTCGAGGGTGAGGTCCCGGTCGAGGCGCGGGCCGAGGGTGCCTGGCGCGCGCTGCTCGCCGACCGGCGCATGCTGTGGCTGTGCGCCCTCGGGTTCGTGCTGTTCTTCGCCTGCTACGGGCAGTTCGAGTCGGGCCTCGCCGCGTACGCGACCGAGGTCACCCGCATCCAGCCGTCGACGCTGGGCATCGCGCTGGCGGCCAACACCGCGGCCATCGTGATGGCGCAGTTCGTCGTCCTGAAGCTGGTGGAGCGGCGCCGCCGCAGCCGGGTCGTCGCGGTGGTCGGGCTCATCTGGACGGTGGCGTGGATCGCCGCGGGGCTGTCCGGCCTGGTGCACGGCGCGCAGGCGGTGGCCACGGGGCTGCTGATCTCCACGTACATGCTGTTCGGCGTGGGTGAGTCGCTGCTGTCGCCGACGGTGTCGCCGCTGGTGGCGGACCTGGCGCCGAGCCGGCTGATCGGTCAGTACAACTCGGTCTTCGCCCTGGTGAAGCAGCTGGCGCTGGCGGTCGGCCCGGCCGTGGGCGCGCTGATGGTCGGCCACGGGGCGTCGGCCGCGTACATCGTGATGCTGATCCTGTGCGCGCTGGGCATCTCGGCGCTGGCCCTGCGCCTGGGCCGGATGCTGACCCCCGCGCAGGACAACCCGCGTGCCGCCGCCGAGCCGGCGGAGGTGCCGGTGCGGGACGAGGTCGCCTGCGTCGCGTGA
- a CDS encoding HAD family hydrolase — MRYDLVIFDNDGVLVDSEPISNTILAGYLTELGHPTTYEESIRDYMGAAIHRVHDLVAERTGRQLPADFDTTFHARVFAAFEEQLTPVTGVPELLAELAAAGIPYCVASSGSHERIRVGHRKTGLDRWFADERIFSSEDVGRGKPAPDLFLHAAEKMGVAPERCAVIEDSPLGVRAAVAAGMDVYGFTAMTPADRLAGATALFSEMAMLPDFLV, encoded by the coding sequence ATGCGATACGACCTGGTGATCTTCGACAACGACGGTGTGCTCGTCGACAGTGAGCCGATCTCCAACACCATCCTGGCCGGCTACCTCACCGAACTCGGGCACCCGACGACGTACGAAGAATCCATCCGCGACTACATGGGAGCGGCGATACACCGGGTGCACGACCTCGTCGCCGAGCGGACCGGCCGGCAGCTGCCGGCGGACTTCGACACCACGTTCCACGCGCGGGTCTTCGCGGCATTCGAGGAGCAGCTGACGCCCGTCACCGGGGTGCCGGAACTGCTGGCAGAACTGGCCGCGGCCGGCATCCCGTACTGCGTCGCGTCCTCCGGGAGCCATGAGCGGATCAGAGTCGGCCACCGGAAGACGGGGCTCGACCGGTGGTTCGCCGACGAGCGCATCTTCAGCTCGGAGGACGTGGGGCGGGGCAAGCCGGCGCCCGACCTCTTCCTGCACGCGGCGGAGAAGATGGGCGTGGCTCCCGAGCGGTGCGCTGTCATCGAGGACAGCCCGCTGGGGGTGCGCGCGGCGGTAGCGGCCGGCATGGACGTGTACGGGTTCACGGCCATGACTCCGGCCGACCGGCTGGCGGGTGCGACCGCGCTCTTCTCCGAGATGGCGATGCTCCCGGACTTCCTCGTGTGA
- a CDS encoding MarR family winged helix-turn-helix transcriptional regulator, whose amino-acid sequence MSEPSEAVPSPAEPSLEEQIAAYQREFQDLDPQVEKVVSALQRLNRRMNVAYGRQTATLGISNAEWEVLKALVVSGAPYRLGPGELAKRLGLTPAAMTHRIDRMASEGLVNRERDENNRVRVIVELTDEGREKWLEAMRLASVFEEDLLQDLDSRERGLLGDVLTRLLRRVEDAQPDADGRLTDLD is encoded by the coding sequence ATGTCAGAGCCCTCAGAAGCGGTCCCGAGCCCGGCCGAGCCGAGCCTCGAGGAACAGATCGCGGCCTACCAACGCGAGTTCCAGGACCTCGACCCGCAGGTGGAGAAGGTCGTCTCCGCGCTGCAGCGCCTCAACCGCCGGATGAACGTCGCCTACGGCCGGCAGACCGCCACGCTGGGGATAAGCAATGCGGAGTGGGAAGTACTGAAGGCCCTCGTCGTCTCCGGCGCCCCGTACCGCCTCGGCCCCGGCGAGCTCGCCAAGCGGCTGGGCCTCACGCCGGCGGCGATGACGCACCGCATCGACCGCATGGCGAGCGAGGGGCTCGTCAACCGGGAGCGCGACGAGAACAACCGCGTACGTGTGATCGTGGAGCTCACCGACGAAGGCCGCGAGAAGTGGCTGGAGGCCATGCGCCTCGCCTCGGTGTTCGAGGAGGACCTCCTCCAGGACCTCGACTCCCGAGAGCGGGGCCTCCTCGGCGACGTACTGACCCGACTGCTGCGCAGGGTGGAGGACGCCCAGCCGGACGCTGACGGCCGCCTCACCGACCTCGACTGA
- a CDS encoding TetR/AcrR family transcriptional regulator: MHMQSSHWPAAVATAAGDRTGGVSEAGVPGRTTPLRVDAQRNLEHVLRAAREVFGELGYGAPMEDVARRARVGVGTVYRRFPSKDVLVRRIAEEETARLTDQARTALGQEDDPWSALSRFLRTSVASGAGRLLPPSILRVGSGVDGADGLAGARVPQQRSALEPAVAPGELRIVAQRTAPDDEPAQPHSNGQGPEAPAADSGGAQALLEVVGQLVERAREAGELRADVTVSDVLLVIATGAPSLPDAAQQQAASARLLEILLEGLRSRPVA; the protein is encoded by the coding sequence ATGCACATGCAGAGTTCTCATTGGCCGGCAGCCGTGGCGACCGCTGCGGGTGACCGGACCGGCGGCGTGAGCGAGGCAGGCGTGCCCGGCCGGACCACACCGCTCCGGGTGGACGCACAGCGCAACCTGGAACATGTTCTGCGGGCCGCCCGTGAAGTCTTCGGCGAGCTGGGGTACGGCGCGCCCATGGAGGACGTGGCCCGCCGGGCCCGCGTCGGGGTGGGCACGGTCTACCGCCGCTTCCCGAGCAAGGACGTGCTGGTCCGCCGGATAGCGGAGGAGGAGACCGCTCGGCTGACGGACCAGGCGCGCACCGCGCTCGGTCAGGAGGACGACCCGTGGTCGGCCCTCTCGCGCTTCCTGCGCACCTCCGTGGCGTCCGGCGCCGGCCGCCTGCTGCCGCCCAGCATCCTGCGGGTGGGCAGCGGCGTGGACGGGGCCGACGGGCTCGCCGGGGCGCGGGTGCCGCAGCAGCGGTCCGCGCTGGAACCGGCCGTCGCGCCCGGTGAACTGCGCATCGTGGCGCAGCGCACGGCGCCGGACGACGAACCGGCCCAGCCGCACTCCAACGGGCAGGGGCCGGAGGCTCCCGCGGCGGACAGCGGGGGCGCACAGGCCCTCCTGGAGGTCGTCGGACAGCTCGTGGAGCGGGCGCGCGAGGCAGGAGAGCTGCGCGCCGACGTGACGGTCTCGGACGTCCTGCTGGTGATCGCCACGGGCGCGCCGTCGCTCCCGGACGCGGCGCAGCAGCAGGCCGCCTCGGCACGGCTCCTGGAGATCCTGCTGGAGGGCCTGAGGTCGCGGCCGGTGGCCTGA
- a CDS encoding NAD(P)/FAD-dependent oxidoreductase, translating to MKHPARILVVGGGYVGMYTALRLQRKLRKELQDGTVEIVVVDPEPYMTYQPFLPEAAAGSISPRHVVVPLRRVLDRCHVVIGEVTGIDHAKRTATLKTPATEEEGTGGTETEYDELVLAPGSISRTLPVPGLADFGIGFKTVEEAIGLRNHVLEQLDIASSTRDPAVRDAALTFVFVGGGYAGVEALAELEDMARYAVRYYHNVRAEDMKWLLVEATGRILPEVGEEMGRYALRELRGRNIDVRLNTRLESCENRVAVLGDGSRFPTRTLVWTAGVKAHPVLAATDLPLDERGRLKCTAALQVVGVEHAWGAGDAAAVPDVTAGGTSRTKSGGEPGKECAPNAQHAVRQARVLAGNIVAALRGEPVQEYAHKYVGSVASLGLHKGVAHVYGRKLKGYPAWFMHRAYHLSRIPTLNRKARVLAEWLLAAFFKREIVSLGSLEHPRAEFELAAGTGRHTGTG from the coding sequence GTGAAGCACCCGGCGCGCATTCTCGTGGTCGGCGGCGGCTACGTCGGCATGTACACCGCCCTCCGCCTGCAGCGGAAGCTACGGAAGGAACTCCAGGACGGCACGGTCGAGATCGTGGTGGTCGATCCCGAGCCGTACATGACCTACCAGCCGTTCCTGCCAGAAGCGGCGGCCGGCTCCATCTCGCCCCGGCACGTCGTCGTCCCCCTGCGCCGCGTCCTGGACCGGTGCCATGTCGTCATCGGCGAGGTGACGGGCATCGACCACGCCAAGCGCACCGCCACCTTGAAGACGCCGGCCACGGAGGAGGAGGGCACCGGCGGCACCGAGACGGAGTACGACGAGCTGGTGCTCGCGCCCGGCTCGATCTCGCGCACGCTGCCCGTCCCGGGATTGGCCGATTTCGGTATCGGCTTCAAGACCGTCGAAGAAGCCATCGGCCTGCGCAATCACGTACTGGAGCAACTCGACATCGCTTCCTCCACCCGCGACCCCGCGGTCCGGGACGCCGCGCTCACGTTCGTCTTCGTGGGCGGCGGCTACGCGGGCGTCGAAGCCCTCGCCGAGCTGGAGGACATGGCCCGGTACGCGGTGCGGTACTACCACAACGTGCGCGCGGAGGACATGAAGTGGCTGCTGGTCGAGGCGACCGGCCGCATCCTCCCCGAGGTCGGCGAGGAGATGGGCCGGTACGCCCTTCGGGAGCTGCGCGGACGGAACATCGATGTCCGCCTGAACACGCGCCTGGAGTCGTGCGAGAACCGCGTCGCCGTCCTGGGGGACGGCTCGCGCTTCCCGACCCGCACCCTCGTATGGACGGCGGGCGTCAAGGCGCATCCCGTCCTGGCCGCGACCGACCTGCCGCTCGACGAACGCGGCCGTCTGAAGTGCACCGCCGCGCTTCAGGTGGTGGGCGTCGAGCACGCCTGGGGCGCGGGTGACGCCGCCGCCGTACCGGATGTGACGGCTGGGGGCACCTCCCGGACGAAGTCCGGAGGAGAGCCGGGCAAGGAGTGCGCGCCCAACGCCCAGCACGCCGTGCGCCAGGCCAGGGTGCTCGCGGGCAACATCGTCGCCGCCCTACGGGGCGAGCCCGTCCAGGAGTACGCCCACAAGTACGTCGGTTCGGTGGCCTCCCTGGGACTGCACAAGGGAGTCGCGCACGTGTACGGGCGGAAGCTGAAGGGCTATCCGGCGTGGTTCATGCACCGCGCCTACCACCTCAGCCGCATCCCGACCCTCAACCGCAAGGCCCGCGTGCTCGCCGAATGGTTGCTCGCCGCGTTCTTCAAGCGCGAGATCGTCTCGCTCGGCTCGCTGGAGCACCCGAGGGCGGAGTTCGAGCTCGCCGCGGGCACCGGGCGGCACACCGGGACGGGTTGA